From the genome of Papaver somniferum cultivar HN1 chromosome 2, ASM357369v1, whole genome shotgun sequence, one region includes:
- the LOC113347304 gene encoding vacuolar protein sorting-associated protein 52 A-like — MMMDQSGFDLGVFVGDLAFDEDSSRDDVSLEGLEQELEECKNDDVVANILSKGTKLREYAKGVENDVRQVELNSIQEYIKESDNLVSLHDQIRDCDNILSQMETLLSGFQGEIGSISSEIKSLQEKSMDMGLKLKNRKGAEVKLARFVEDIIVPPRMVDIIVDSEVNDEYMRTLEILSKKLKFVEVDTMVQSSKALKDVQPELEKLRQKAISKVSEFIVQKLHALRKPKTNIQILQQSVLLKYKYVIIFLKEHGKEVYMEVRGAYVDTMNKVLSAHFRSYIQAVEKLQLDIATPSDLIGVETRATSLFSIGREPLKNRSAVFALGERINILKEIEQPALIPHIAEASSLKYPYEVLFRSLHKLLMDTATSEYLFCDDFFGEESIFYEIFAGPFAVIDEHFNLILPNCFDATGLMLMIRIIHQHQLIMSRRRLPCLDSYLDKINISLWPRFKMVFDMHLNSLRTANVKTLWEDDVHPHYVMRRYAEFSASLVHLNVEYGDGQLELNLERLRMAVDDLINKLAKTFTKPKLQSVFLINNYDMTIAVLKEAGPEGGKTQMHFEELLKSNTVTFVEELLLEHFSNLIKFVKTRASEDPNSSSEKPISVPDVEPLVKDFGSRWKAAIELMHKDVITSFSNFLCGMEILRAALTQLLLYYTRLSDCIKRIPGGSTLNKDLVSISSIMYEIRKYSRTF, encoded by the exons ATGATGATGGATCAATCTGGATTTGATTTGGGTGTGTTTGTTGGGGATTTGGCTTTTGACGAAGATTCAAGCCG CGATGATGTCTCATTGGAAGGATTAGAACAGGAATTAGAAGAGTGTAAAAACGACGAT GTAGTGGCAAATATACTGTCCAAAGGGACAAAATTGCGAGAATACGCGAAGGGGGTTGAGAATGATGTGCGACAAGTGGAATTAAACTCTATTCAG GAATATATAAAAGAGAGTGACAATCTAGTCTCTCTTCATGATCAAATTCGTGATTGTGATAACATTTTATCACAGATGGAAACTCTTCTCAGTGGATTCCAG GGAGAAATTGGTTCCATAAGTTCGGAAATAAAAAGTCTGCAAGAGAAGTCCATGGATATGGGTCTAAAACTGAAGAATCGCAAG GGGGCAGAGGTGAAATTAGCGAGGTTTGTTGAAGATATCATTGTTCCTCCAAGGATGGTAGACATAATAGTGGACAGCGAG GTTAATGATGAATATATGAGAACTCTAGAGATATTGAGTAAGAAGCTGAAGTTTGTCGAAGTGGATACAATGGTCCAATCTTCAAAAGCTCTGAAAGATGTTCAGCCTGAACTGGAAAAACTTCGGCAAAAAGCAATTTCAAAG GTGTCAGAATTCATCGTTCAGAAGCTTCATGCCTTGAGAAAGCCCAAAACGAATATCCAGATCCTTCAACAAAGTGTTCTTCTAAAATATAA ATATGTGATAATCTTCCTCAAGGAACATGGTAAAGAAGTATACATGGAGGTTCGTGGAGCATATGTTGACACAATGAATAAA GTTCTAAGTGCACATTTTCGTTCATACATACAAGCGGTAGAGAAATTACAGCTAGATATTGCAACACCAAGTGATTTGATCGGGGTTGAGACCAGGGCTACTAGCCTTTTTTCTATAGGAAGAGAACCTTTGAAGAACCGATCTGCTGTATTTGCATTAGGGGagagaataaatattttgaag GAAATTGAACAACCCGCGTTGATTCCACATATAGCAGAAGCCAGCTCTCTCAAATACCCTTATGAAGTTCTCTTCAGAAGTTTGCACAAGCTCCTGATGGACACGGCAACTTCAGA GTACCTTTTCTGTGATGACTTCTTCGGTGAAGAATcaatattttacgaaatatttGCAG GCCCATTTGCGGTGATTGATGAgcatttcaatttgattcttccGAATTGTTTTGATGCTACCGGACTAATGCTTATGATCCGCATAATTCACCAACACCAG CTCATTATGTCTCGAAGAAGGCTTCCATGCTTGGACTCGTATTTGGACAAG ATCAATATTTCGTTATGGCCTCGGTTCAAGATGGTATTTGATATGCATCTAAACAGCTTGCGTACCGCCAACGTAAAGACACTATGGGAAGACGATGTCCATCCACACTACGTTATGAGACGTTATGCTGAGTTCTCAGCTTCACTAGTTCACCTCAATGTCGAATATGGAGATGGTCAG CTTGAGTTAAACTTGGAACGTCTGAGAATGGCTGTTGATGACTTGATTAATAAGCTCGCTAAAACATTTACAAAGCCAAAGTTGCAAAGTGTGTTCCTTATCAACAATTATGATATGACTATCGCTGTGCTGAAG GAAGCTGGTCCAGAAGGTGGCAAGACACAGATGCATTTTGAAGAGCTTCTTAAGAGCAACACGGTCACTTTtgtg GAAGAATTATTGCTTGAGCATTTCAGTAATTTAATCAAGTTTGTGAAGACTCGAGCTT CCGAAGACCCAAACTCTAGCTCGGAAAAGCCCATATCAGTCCCTGATGTTGAGCCACTTGTGAAAGACTTCGGGAGCAGGTGGAAAGCTGCAATAGAGCTAATGCACAAAGATGTTATAACTTCTTTTAGCAATTTCCTCTGCGGTATGGAGATCCTTAGAGCTGCCTTAACTCAATTGTTACTTTACTACACACGGCTTTCCGATTGCATCAAACGTATCCCTGGTGGTTCGACATTAAACAAGGATCTGGTTTCCATCTCTTCAATAATGTATGAAATCAGGAAGTACTCGAGAACTTTCTAG